The Natribaculum luteum genome contains the following window.
AGGATGCCGACGTCGATGCCCATCGTGTCGAGACCGATGACGATCGCCGTGAAGTAGAGGAATATCCTCGCGCCGTTGGCGAACCAGTTCGTGTACGCCATCTCCGTCGCAGCCCGGGTTCGCTCGATGACGTCACCGATGAAGTCGGCGACGACGAACCCGAGGACGATGACGAGCAGGCCAGCGACGAACGCCGGCAGGTACGAGACTGCCGTCGAGATCCACTCCGAGAGGGTCGGGATCGCCAGGGCGTTCGCGGCCGCCAGGATGGCGAGCGCGTAGACGAACCACTTCGCCAGCTTTCCGAACGCGCCGGAGACGGCCCGTTCGGTTCCGCCGAGCATTCGTCCGAGCGGCGTCTCGAGGACCATCCGGTCGAGTTCGACGCCGTCGGCGATCCGTCGGACGACCCCTGCGGCGAGGCGACCGATGATCCAGCCGATGAGGAGGATGACTACTGCCCCGATCAGCCGTGGCAGGAACGTGACCAACTCGGCCACAGGATCCTGCAACCACTCGGGAACCTGCACCTGTTGAGCGGGTTGAAGTCGTACCATGCACGTCGTGGTCGCCGTTTTCCGCTCTTCGGGTTTGTGCAGGCACTCTCAGGGTTGGAAAAAACAGTCAGACAACATAGCCGACACGACGAGTAAAGACTCTATTACGACGAACTGTACGACGTACGGACAGTGACGATCTGGCACCGAACCGAAACGCTGTCGGCGCGCGAACGAACGTGAGTATCGTCGAGACTACAGGGCTGGACGCCGATAACAGTTTATTGGCGGTGGGTCGCGAACGCGGCGACGGAGCCCCGCTCGAGTTCGACGACTCGGATCGCCTCCGATCGACCGAACGTCTCAGTTTTCGCTCACTGTCCACGTGGGAATACGATACGAGATCGTTCGACGACCCTCGTTGGCCGTTTGCGACCTCTCTCGATCGTCGATCGACGGTTCGAACCCGGACGAGGCCACCTCCGCCGAGAGCCCCCGCCGATTGTGGTACGACGGTTCGCATGCCGCCCAAGCGTCGCACGACGGCATCGAAGTGCGAACGTCGTGCGAGACCGTCGTCGATTCCGACGGTTCCAGTAACAAGCTATTACCGGCACTCCACGCCCATCTCTCGAGCCCGAGATAGACGTCCTGACCGACGTCGCCTGATACTACTGGACGACGGTGAGTACACACCCGATCGCGACTCGAGTGTGTCGCCGCCGGCGACGGCGGCTCGTGTACGGGCGGTGTGTGATCCGTGTCGTCTGGCGGTATGAATCCGAGCTCCGGCGTCGAGAAGACATGACCTCGTTCTCGAGTGCAGACCGTTCCTGTCGCGTCGCCGGCTGTTATACGGCACAGATTATACACCCTGATAGCTATGCGGGAACGGGTGGCAGTGTCCATGTCACATGAGTACAGGGAACACGATACCAGAGAGCGCAGGAACCGTCATCGTCGGTGCGGGCTGTGTCGGCTGTAGCGCCGCCTACCACCTCACCGAACTCGGTCGCGAGGACGTCGTCGTCGTCGATCAGGGGCCGCTGTTCGAGACCGGCGGCTCCACCTCGCACGCACCCGGGCTGGTGTTTCAGACCACCGGCGGCAAGCTGATGACGCGGATGGCGTCGTACACCCGCGACCTCTACTCGGACCTCGACGGCTTTCGAACCTGTGGCGGGATCGAGGTCGCCGCGACCGACGACCGCTGGGAGTACCTGAAACGAAAGCGCGAGTGGGGCCGATCCTACGGTCTCGAGGGGGGTCGGCTACTCTCGCCTGCGGAGGTCACAGAGTACGTTCCGCAGGTGAACGAGGACGCCATCCACGGCGGTTACTACGTTCCCACCGACGGGAAGGCCCACGCCGTCGACGCCTCGGCGACGATGGCGGAACGCGCCCGAGAGCGGGGAGCGCGCTTCTTCGGGGAGACGACGGTGACGGACCTCGAGACCAGCGGCGGCGAGCTCGAGGCCGTCGTCACCGACCGCGGCCGGATCGAGGCCGACGAGGTGCTCGTCGCGACCAACATCTGGGGCCCGCTGTTCGGTGAGATGGTCGACGTCGATATCCCGCTCGTGCCCTGTGCCCACCAGTATCTCGTCTCGGACGAACTCGAGGCGCTCGACGGCGCGAGCCAGGAGATCGAACAGCCGATCTTGCGCCACCAGGACCAGTCGCTTTACTTCCGCCAGCACGGCGAGTCCTACGGCATCGGCTCGTACAACCACGAACCGCTTTTGGTCGATCCCGAGGACATCTACGGCCCCGAGAAACTCGAGGATCTCGGCCTCGAGTACCCCTCGCTGCGGGAGTTCACCGAGGAGCACTTCTACGAGAACACCCACCCCGACCACGACCGGGCGGCCTACGACGCGGCCTGCGAACTCGTTCCCGAACTCCGGGACGCCGAGTTCGAGTCCGCGATCAACGGCATGTTCTGTTTCACGCCCGACGGTATGCCGATCCTGGGACCCACGGAAGAGATCGACGGCCTCTGGTGGGCGCTTGCGATCTGGGTCACCCAGTCCGGCGGCGCGGGGAACCTCGTCGCCCACTGGATGGAAGACGGCGTCCCCCGCCTCGACGGCGAGCGCGTCGACGCGACGCCCGCGCACGTCTCGCGGTTCCAGCCCCACGCGGGGTCGCAGGCGTACACCCGAGGCCGGGGCGCACAGCAGTACCAGGAGGTCTACCAGCTGATTCACCCGCGCGAACAGCCCCAGGGACAGCGCTCGCTCCGCCGGAGTCCCTTCTACGACCGCCAGAAAGAACTCGGTGCGGAGTTCTACGACGCGGGCGGCTGGGAAGTGCCGCAGTGGTACGAGACCAACGAGGCGCTGCTCGAGGAGTACGACGTGCCCGACAGGCCGGACTGGCTCGACCGCAACTGGTCGAAAGCACAGGGCGTCGAACACCAGGCCGTCCGTGACCGCGTCGCGATGGTCGACATGACCACCTACACCGGGATCGAGGTGACCGGCGACGGCGCGACCGACCTCCTCCAGGGACTCCTGACGAACGACGTCGACGTCTCGCCGGGCCGGATTCGCTACGCGGCGATGTGCAATGAGGACGGGGGGATCCTCGCCGACGTGACGGTCGCACGGCTCGCGGCCGACCGCTATATGGTGTTTACGGGCGGGGGCAACTCCGCGACGCTGCACTCGCGGTGGATCCGCGAGCACGCCCCCGACGACGGCTCCGTCTCGGTGACGACCCACGACTCGAGTATGTGCGGGATCGGCGTCTTCGGTCCCGAGGCGCGAAACGTCCTGTCGTCGCTCGTCGAGGCCGACCTCTCGAACGACGCCTTCCCCTTCTACACCGCCCAGGAGACGTACCTCGAGAGCATCCCAGTGACGATGCTCAGGCTCTCCTACGCGGGCGAACTGGGCTGGGAACTGTACGCGCCGATGGAGTACGGCGCACAGCTCTGGGAGGCGATCGAAGACGCCGGCGAGGAGCACGGAATCGTCCCGATGGGCTGGGCGGCCCTCGACTCGACGAGCATGGAGAAAGGGTTCCGGCTGTGGGGAACCGACGTCACACCCGAGTACGATCCCTACGAGGCCGGGATCGGCTTCGCCGTCGACCTCGAGACCGACTTCGTGGGCAAGGAGGCGCTGCTCGAGACTCGCGAGGCGGGGATCGACCGGCAGATCACGCCGATCACGCTCGACGAACCCGGGGCCGTCGTCGACGCGGGCCACCCCGTGATGGACGGCGACGACGTGCTCGGCTACGTCGCTCGCGCGGACTACGGCTACGCGATCGACGCCGGGATCGCCTACGCCTACCTGCCGGCCGAGTACGCCGAAGCCGGTCGAGCCCTCGAGATCAGCTACGAGAACGAACGTCTCCCGGCGACGGTGCGGGACGAACCGCTGTTCGATCCCGACCGCGAGAAGATGCTCCGCTGACGCCATGAGCCAGGACTACCGGACCGTCGCGTACGAGGACGTCGAGGCCGCCCGCGAGCGACTCGACGACGAGTCGGTCGTCAAGCACACGCCGGTCGAGCGGAGCACCTCGCTCGACGAACTAACCGGCGGCGAGGTGCACCTGAAGATGGAACACCTCCAGTGGACGGGCTCGTTCAAGACCCGCGGCGCGTACAACAAGATTGCCCAGTGTGCCGACGACGTCGATCGCGTCGTCGCGGCGAGCGCCGGAAATCACGCCCAGGGCGTCGCGCTCGCGGCGACCAAACTCGGAGTGGAGTCGACCATCGTCATGCCCCGGAGTGCGCCACAGGCCAAAGTCGACGCGACCCGAGACTACGGTGCAGACGTCGAACTCGTCGGGAGCGACTTCCGAGAGGCGATGGTCCACGCTCAGGGACTCGTCGACGACGACGCCGAGTTCGTCCACGCCTACGACGACCCGGCCATCGTCGCCGGCCAGGGAACCCTCGGGATCGAGATGTACGAGGACCTCCCCGACGTCGACACCGTCGTCGTCCCGATCGGCGGCGGCGGGCTCGTCTCCGGTATCGCCACCGCCTTCGCCGAACTGTCGCCGGAGACGCGCGTCGTCGGCGTCCAGGCCTCGGGTGCCGCGACCGTCCCGGACAGTCTCCAGAAGGGCACGCCCGTCTCGCTCGAGTCCGTCGACACCATCGCCGACGGCATCGCAACGGGCGGCATCTCGGAGCTGACGCTCTCGCTGATCGACGCGCACGTCGACGAGGTGGTCACGGTCACGGACGGCGAGATCGCCCGGGCGATCCTGCTGTTGCTCGAGCGGGCGAAGCAGGTCGTCGAGGGCGCAGGTGCGGCCTCGGTCGCTGCGGTCGTCAGCGACGAACTCGACGTGGACGGCGAGACGGTGATGCCGTTGCTCTGTGGCGGGAACCTCGATATGACGATGCTACAGACAGTGCTCGTCCACGCGTTGACCGACCGCGAACAGCTGTTGCGACTGCGCGTGCGGATCGACGACCGGCCCGGCAAGATGCAGGAGATCTCGGGGATCATCGCCGAGCACAACGCCAACATCCAGACCGTCCGCCACGACCGGTCGGAACCCGAACTCGACGTCGGCGAGGCCTACCTCGTCTTCCAGATCGAGACCAGCGGCGCGGGACAGGCACGGGCGATCATCCGGTCGATTCGCGATCATGGCTACGAGGTCAGGCACGTCAACGCCTGATACGGACTACTGCAAGTCATTCCAGGTGCAACCGCGACCGTCCTGCGGTTGCACCGGTACATCGGCACAGCAGACCGTATGATACTGCCTGCCGCACCCGTTTTCCGAAGACCGTCGGGCGAGTGTGCTGGAGAACGGAAACGACCGACGGTGCGAAACGCGTCCGTCGATGCGGGAAACGGTCGCGAACTCGGTACCGCCGGAAAATTCTGCTGGTTCATTTAAAAATCACACAGGTGATGAACGTGAACCTTGAAGCGGTGCTTTGTCAAGTATTATCGTGATGCCTAGTAACACGGTTGCTCGTGACACGGAGGGGGTACAGTGCGATCCGGCCGCGCTCGCGGTCTATCGCTCGAGGGAACGCTGTATACACGACGGAAGACGGTGAGTTTCCATGAGTGAATCAGATGCACGCGGTGCGATCGGCGAGTTCGTCGACGAACTCGACCACACCGTCTTCGGCATCGGGTTCGCGGTCGCGGCCATCGCCGTGGTCGCGTTCATCCTCAGACCCGACACCGCGTCGACGTACATGAACGACGCGAACGACTTCCTGTGGACCGCCCTCGGCTGGTGGTACCTGCTCGCGATGTTCGTCCTCGTCGTGTTTGTCGGATTCCTGATATTCGGCCCGTGGGGGAACATCAAACTCGGCGACGAAGACGAAGAGCCGGAGTTTACGTTCCTCGCGTACTTCGCGATGCTGTACTCGGCGGGGATCGCCGCCGGCATCGTCTTCTGGGGGCCTGCCGAGGCGATCTTCCACTACGACGCCGTCTCGCCGTTCGTCGGCGCGGAGTCACAGACGCCGGCGGCCGCCGTCGGCGCGATCCAGTACACGTTCTTCCACTGGGGGATCTCGGCGTGGACGGCGTACGTGGTCATGGGCCTGCCCATCGCGTACTACGCCTACCGCTACGACGCGCCGTTGCGCATCTCGACGGTGATCGCCCCGTGGATCGGCCTCGACAACCTCGATAGCCCGCTCGCGAAACTCATCGACATCCTCGCGGTGTTCGCGACGATCGGCGGCGTCGCGACCACCCTGGGACTGGTCGGGAGCCAGTTCCTCGTCGGCGTCGAGTGGACTACCGGGACGAGCGTCGGCGACCTCGGGACGATCCTCGTGATCACTGGCCTCACCGTCGCGTTCACCCTGTCGGTCGCCCTCGGCGTCGAACGCGGCATTCGTCGGGTCTCGTACTTCAACATGGCCCTGTTCGCGGTGATGACCGTCGCGACCTTCCTGCTCGGGCCGACGACGTACATCATGTCGACCGGCACCGAGGCCCTCGGCGCGTACCTGAATCAGTTCGTCACGATGAGCTTCTACACCGGTGCCGCCCAGAGCGCGAGCGGGGGCGTCGCCGGCTGGGTCGGCGGCTGGACGATCTTCTACTGGGCGTGGTGGTTCTCCTGGACGCCGTTCGTCGGGCTGTTCATCGCCCGCATCTCGAGGGGTCGGACGGTTCGCCAGGTCGCCGTCACGGGCGTTCTCGCCTCCACCGGCGTCACGATCCCCTGGTTCGCGACGATGGGCGGGACGGCCATCTTCCTGCAAAATAGCGGCCAGGCCGACATCCTCACCGTCGTCGGCAACCTCGGCGAGGCCGCGTCTGGCTACCCGCTGTTCGAGGCGCTCCCGCTCGGCGGGCTGTTGACGGCGATGTTCCTCGTGCTCGTGACGACGTTCCTCGTCACGTCGGCCGACTCCTCGACGCTGGCACTGGGAATGCTCACCACTGGCGGCGCGGAACGGCCCTCGACGATCAACCGCGTCATCTGGGGCTTTCTCATCGGTGCGCTCGCGTCGCTTCTGATGGTCACCGGCGGCGTCGACGCCCTGCAGGCGGCCGCCATCATCACCGGCGGCCCGTTCTCGGTCGTCGCGGTGCTCGCCGTCGCGTCGATGGCCGTCTCCTTCGGCCGGCGACGCGCGCTGTTCCTCCGCGAGGAAGACGGCGTCGACCTCCCCGGCTCGAGCGGTGTGATCGGCCGCGAACCCGAGGTCGCGGGCGAGCCACAGGACGACGACTGACGCCTACCGCCTCGTACCGATTCTTCACAAACGTTTTGCCTGCGTGACGTGTCCAACGAGCCATGAAACGACGGGCGTACATCGCCGCGTCGGGAGCCGGAACGATCGCGCTCGCCGGCGCACTCGTCGGATTTTCGCGTCCGTCTCTCCGCGCCGCGTTCCACGGACCACGCGGCGTGGACCTGACGATCGATCGGGATCGCGACGGCAACTCGCCGCTCGAGGTGTCCGGAACGCTGGTCGACGACGAGGTGACCGTCTCGAGCCCCGCCCGTCTGCGCCTCGCGGTGCGAAACCGGGGCGACCGCGACGTCGACTACGGAACCGGCGTGCCGCCGCCGCTGGGCGTCCTCGCGGCCGGCGGCGCGACGCTCTGGACGGACGCCTACGTCGAGAGCGAGCACGTCGACGGCAGTCGGCTGTTACGAACCGTGACCAGCGTCGACGACGTCGGCCTCGTCCAGCCGGTCCGGGCGGGCGAGACGGTCGACGAGACCTACGCGTTCGCCGCGTCGCCCGGCGAGTACCGCGTCTCGAGACACGGCAACCCGTTCGAACTCGACGGAGTCGGCTACGCTGTCACGCTACGGGTCTTCGAGAAGTGACGAGCGCCCGGTGACGAGCGTGCCGTCGCGACGGTACCGGATCGGTCGCCGCCCACCGACCGCTCGAGTCACTCGAGTTTCGCCTGTCTGATCGACAGTACGGGAACCCCGGCGGTCCTGACGACTCGCTCGGCGACGCTGCCGAGGATCACGTCGCCGACGCCGTCGCGACCCTGGGTCCCCATGACGATCGCATCGACGTCTGCCTCCTCGGCGTAGTCGACGATCTCCTCGTGGGCCTTCCCGCTTCTGACGGCGCCGACGCCCTCGAGTCTGCGCTCGTCGGCCATGGCGACGACCTCGTCGGTCACGTCCTCGCCGTAGCGTTTCCACTCGTCGTGTTCCGCAGCCTGGGCCATCGAGTCGGAGGGCAGTGCCGTCACCCTGGACTCGACGACGTACAGCGCGTGGACCGTCGCGCCGAGTTCCGCCGCGAGGTCGACGCCGTGTTCGGCCGCGTTCTGTGCTTCCGTGCTTCCGTCGGTCGGAACGAGTATGCTGTCGTACATGGTCTCCATTTCGTATCGGTGGTTCAGTCGTAGATCGGATGCTCTGCACAGAGTCGCTCGACGTCCGCCCGTACCTCGGCGCGAACGTCCTCGTCTTCCGGCGCGTCGAGGACGTCGACGATGCAGTGGCCGACCCGTTCGATCTCCTCGGGACCGAACCCGCGAGTGGTCAGCGCGGGCGTGCCGATCCGAACGCCGCTGGTGACGAACGGGCTCCGGGTCTCGCCCGGCACCGTGTTCTTGTTGACGACGATGTCGACTGCCGAGAGCGCCTCCTCGGCGTCTTTGCCCGTCAGGTCCGGGTGGGAGTCCCGGAGGTCGACGAGCACGAGGTGTTTGTCGGTGCCGCCGGAGACCATCGACAGGCCGCGCTCGCGGAAGACGTCCGCCAGCACCGTCGCGTTCTCGACCGTCCGCTCGGCGTACTCCTCGAAATCGGGGGTCAGCGCCTCCGCGAAGCCGACGGCCTTCCCCGCGACGTTGTGCAACAGCGGCCCACCCTGGCTGCCGGGGAACACCGCCGAGTCGACGTCGTCGGCGTACTCCTCGTCGCACATGATGATCCCGCCACGCCCCGCGCGGATCGTCTTGTGCGTGCTCCCGGTGACGAAGTCGGCGTGGGCGACCGGACTCGAGTGGACGCCCGCCGCCACCAGCCCCGTGATGTGGGCGATGTCCGCTAGGTTGTAGGCGTCGACTGCGTCGGCGACCTCGCCGATCCGCGCCCAGTCGAACTCGCGGGGGTACGCCGAGGAGCCGCTGACGATCAGGTCGGGGTCGAACTCGCGGGCCTGCGCCTCGAGGTCGTCGTAGTCGACGTAGCCCGTCTCGGGGTCGACCTCGTACTGTTCGACCTCGTAGAGCTGTCCGGAGAAGTTGACGTGGTGGCCGTGACTGAGGTGGCCGCCGTGGGTGAGATCCAGCGAGAGGATTCTGTCGCCCGGCTCGAGGACGGCGAAGTAGACGCCCATGTTCGCCTGTGTGCCCGAGTGGGGCTGGACGTTGACGTGGTCTGTCCCCCACAGCTCTTTCGCCCGGTCGATCGCGAGTCGCTCGACTTCGTCGACGTACTCGCAGCCGCCGTAGTAGCGCGCCCCGGGGTAGCCCTCGGCGTACTTGTTCGTCAGGACCGTCCCCTGTGCCTCGAGGACCGCTTCGGAGACGTGGTTCTCCGAGGCGATCATGCCCAGCGTCGACTCTTGTCGATCGCGTTCGCGTTCGACGGCGTCGGCGACCGCCGGATCGACCTGTTTGATATGGTCTGTCATACCGATACCATCGAGGAATCCACGCAAGTATCTTGATCACAGGTAATCGACCCGTTCAAAAGACGGTCGTCCGACCGGTTGCCGGCCGACGCCGCGCTCCCCGGGCTCGCGCCGACTTAATACTCTGTATTGTCACAGGTCCTGATTTACACGTTTACGTACTGCAACATACATTCGCACTCGTGAAACGAACCATCAGCACCGACGACGCTCCAGCCGCGGTCGGCGCGTACAGCCAGGCGACCGTCGCGAACGGGCTCCTCTTCACCGCCGGACAGCTCCCGCTGACCCCCGACGGCGACCTGCTCGAGGACGCGTCTGTCGCCGAGCAGACCCGCCAGTGTCTCGAGAACGTCGAGGCCATCCTCGCGACCGAAGGACTCGACCTCTCTGCTGTCCTCAAGGTGACGGTATTTCTCGACGACATCGAGGACTTCGAGGAGATGAACGAGACGTACGCGAGTTTCTTCGACGAGCAGCCGCCGGCCAGAAGCGCGGTCGAAGTCGGGAACGTCCCGAAAGGTGCTGCCCTCGAGATCGAGGTCGTCGCGGCGACCGAGTGACCGCCTACCCTCCCTTGATGAGCCGCAACACGGTGACGTGGTCGGTCTCGACCGGCTGATCCTCGGGGACGGGCCGACCGTCGACGAGGACGCTCACCTCGTGGGGGCTCAACTCGACCTCGGCCAGCAGGTCGGCGTAGGTCGGTGCCTCGAGGTCGACCTCGTGGGTCCCCTCGCCTTTGACGTCGACGGTGACGCGCATGGCCGTCCTTGCTGGCGACGGGACTTGAGCGCGTCGCTCGTGGCCGCCCGAACCAGGTCCGCTCGAACGACCGACCCGTCTCAGTCCACCGTCGTCCCCTCCGATTCCGCTGCTTCGGGAGACGTACGGCCCCGCCGCCTGCGCCCGTACAGCCCCATCGAGAGCGCGCCGAAGCCGAGCAGGAAGATCAGGAAGTTGAGAAGTCCGCCGACGATGGGGATCTGTGCGAGGATCGCCCCGCCGAGGAGCCCGACGACGAGCGCGAGCCACCGGTTGTCGAGGCTGGCGTACGAGAGCAGCCACGCCGCGACGGCGAATCGGCCGTAGACGATCCCGACCCAGATCAACAGCGCGAAGACGAACGCGCCGACGAACGTGATGGGGATGCCGACGATCGTGATCGCGATCGCGGCCAGCAGGATGGGGATTCCCACGAGCACGCCCAGGCCGACCAGTCCCGACCGAACCGGGTCGGTCGCCACGCGGTCGGCGACGGCGGCCGAGAACCGCGGGAACAGCCCGAGTAACGCCACACCGAGCAGCAGGTTCAGAACGAACGTGTAGACGGCAAACAGCCAGCCTGCGATCGGCTGAATCGTCGGTGCCACGTCGATTCCGAGCGTCGCATCGCGCGTGATCTCGCCCGCGACGGCGTCGGTGTTGCCCTCGAGCGAGCCCGCATACCGGAGGTCGCCACCGATGGTCGCGTTGTCACCCAGGACGATCGTCTCCGCGCCGATCGCCGCGTCGTCCTCGATCGCCCCGTCGATCTCGACGTGTCCCGTGCTGGCCTGCAGCGACCCGCCGATCGTCGCGCCCTCCGCGACGACGATGTTCCCGGCTGCGGTGTTTACGTCTCCGCCGACGGTGCCGGTGATCTCGAGGTTGCCGGAGGCGGTCTCGACGTCACCGCCGACGTCGCCGTAGATATAGATGTTGCCGGCGGCGGCACTGACGTCGCCGGTGACGGTCCCGCGGACGATCACGGTCCCGGCGAGGGCGTTGATCTCGTCGACGGTCTCGCCTTCCTCGACGACGACGGTGCCGCCCGCGTTCGCCCCCGACTGCGCCAGCGCCGTGCCGGGGACGGCGCCGAGCACGATGGTGGCGACCACGACGGCGACAGCGATCTGCTGGGTCGTGCTTCTCGAGCCGTTCATACGCCCTCCTACGCTCTATACGGGATTAAATATGTATGCTGACTAACACGTCCTGTGAACGTATTTCTCTGCGGACTATCGTGTGCGTCTACAGGTCCATACGGCACCTGCAGACGTGGTCAACAACCCCGACTCTCGAGGGTCGGGGTATCGCCTCGACCGTCCATGAAGCAGTCGACGTCCGCCCGAGGCCGGATCGATCTCCGCTCGAGTCCGGCCCGCGAATCGGACCCTCGAGGACGATCGTTCTCGGGGAATTTATCACTCCGAGGAGTCTGTCTCACAGTATGAGCGAGGCCGACGCCGAAACCGCGGAGCCTGCGGGGGGCCGATCCGGGATCTGGATCGAAAAGTATCGTCCGGAGGGGTTAGACGACGTCAAAGGCCACGAGAACGTCGTCCCCCGGCTGAAACGCTACGTCGAGCAAGACGACCTGCCCCACCTCATGTTCGCGGGGCCGGCTGGAACCGGTAAAACGACCGCAGCCCAGGCGATCGCTCGCGAAATCTACGGCGACGACTGGCGAGAGAACTTCCTCGAGTTGAACGCCTCAGACCAGCGCGGCATCGACGTCGTTCGCGACCGGATCAAGAACTTCGCCCGCTCGAGTTTCGGCGGCTACGACTATCGGATCATCTTCTTAGACGAGGCCGACGCGCTGACCAGCGACGCCCAGTCCGCGCTGCGCCGGACGATGGAGCAGTTCTCGAACAACACCCGTTTTATCCTCTCGTGTAACTACTCGAGTCAGATCATCGACCCGATCCAGTCGCGGTGTGCCGTCTTCCGCTTCACCCAGCTGTCGGACGACGCCGTCGAGGCCCAGATCCGGGAGATCGCCGCCGAGGAGGGGATCGAACTGACCGACGACGGCGTCGACGCGCTGGTCTACGCCGCCGACGGCGACATGCG
Protein-coding sequences here:
- a CDS encoding replication factor C small subunit — translated: MSEADAETAEPAGGRSGIWIEKYRPEGLDDVKGHENVVPRLKRYVEQDDLPHLMFAGPAGTGKTTAAQAIAREIYGDDWRENFLELNASDQRGIDVVRDRIKNFARSSFGGYDYRIIFLDEADALTSDAQSALRRTMEQFSNNTRFILSCNYSSQIIDPIQSRCAVFRFTQLSDDAVEAQIREIAAEEGIELTDDGVDALVYAADGDMRKAINGLQAAAVMGETVDEEAVFAITATARPEEVEEMVEQAIAGDFTAARATLETLLTDRGLAGGDVIDQLHRSAWEFDLPEQATVRLLERLGEVDYRITEGANERLQLEAMLASLALEDE
- a CDS encoding bactofilin family protein, translated to MNGSRSTTQQIAVAVVVATIVLGAVPGTALAQSGANAGGTVVVEEGETVDEINALAGTVIVRGTVTGDVSAAAGNIYIYGDVGGDVETASGNLEITGTVGGDVNTAAGNIVVAEGATIGGSLQASTGHVEIDGAIEDDAAIGAETIVLGDNATIGGDLRYAGSLEGNTDAVAGEITRDATLGIDVAPTIQPIAGWLFAVYTFVLNLLLGVALLGLFPRFSAAVADRVATDPVRSGLVGLGVLVGIPILLAAIAITIVGIPITFVGAFVFALLIWVGIVYGRFAVAAWLLSYASLDNRWLALVVGLLGGAILAQIPIVGGLLNFLIFLLGFGALSMGLYGRRRRGRTSPEAAESEGTTVD